Proteins from one Impatiens glandulifera chromosome 2, dImpGla2.1, whole genome shotgun sequence genomic window:
- the LOC124927023 gene encoding putative cyclin-A3-1, whose amino-acid sequence MLGMTHIKNSARVTRLATKRTADAFVEHDSHLQSPAKKRALLGEISNLKGTMLTEQKLKAVQEIETKFDDSQMCDGYVTDIYVYLHNMEKEAKRRPLQDYIEKVQKDVTANMRGVLVDWLVEVAEEYKLQSDTLYLSISYIDKFLSTNPINKKRLQLLGVSSMLIASKFEEIKPPTVDDFCYITDYTYRKEDVVKMEADILKSLKFEVSSPTILTFLRRFARISEEDYKNPMLEFELLGCYLAELSLLDYGCLKFLPSMIASSVVFLSRFIFHPDKHPWNANLQKYSGYKAADLKECVVMIQDLRLGKRGGSLVAIKEKYNQHKFKYVGLIKCPLEIPSLFFEEMRVIDN is encoded by the exons ATGTTGGGTATGACTCACATCAAAAACTCAGCCAGAGTTACTCGCCTGGCGACGAAAAGGACAGCTGACGCATTCGTTGAACATGATTCTCATCTGCAATCCCCCGCCAAGAAGAGAGCTCTTCTCGGGGAGATTTCCAATCTGAAGGGTACCATGCTTACTGAGCAGAAATTGAAGGCTGTACAGGAAATTGAAACGAAGTTTGATGATTCTCAGATGTGTGATGGTTATGTAACTGATATCTACGTTTATCTTCATAACATGGAG aaAGAGGCAAAGAGAAGGCCACTTCAAGATTATATTGAGAAAGTACAAAAAGATGTGACTGCAAACATGAGAGGGGTTTTGGTGGATTGGTTGGTTGAGGTTGCAGAAGAATACAAGCTTCAATCTGATACACTTTATCTCTCAATCAGTTACATTGACAAATTCTTGTCTACTAATCCTATCAATAAGAAGAGGCTACAGTTGCTTGGCGTTTCTTCTATGCTGATTGCATC AAAGTTTGAAGAGATTAAGCCTCCAACAGTTGATGACTTCTGCTACATCACAGATTACACTTACAGAAAGGAAGATGTAGTGAAGATGGAAGCTGATATACTCAAATCTCTTAAATTTGAAGTGAGCAGTCCAACAATTTTGACCTTCTTGAG AAGATTTGCCAGGATTTCTGAAGAGGATTACAAA AATCCAATGTTGGAGTTTGAATTATTGGGATGTTACTTGGCAGAGTTAAGTTTGTTGGATTATGGCTGTTTGAAGTTTTTACCATCCATGATTGCTTCTTCTGTTGTATTCCTTTCAAGGTTCATATTCCACCCTGATAAGCATCCATGG AATGCAAATCTTCAAAAGTATTCAGGATACAAAGCTGCTGATTTAAAAGAATGTGTTGTTATGATACAAGACTTGCGATTGGGTAAAAGAGGAGGCTCTTTGGTAGCAATCAAAGAGAAATACAACCAGCATAAG TTCAAATATGTTGGGTTGATAAAATGCCCTCTTGAAATACCCAGTTTATTCTTTGAAGAAATGAGGGTAATTGACAACTGA